In the genome of Roseimicrobium gellanilyticum, one region contains:
- a CDS encoding OprD family outer membrane porin: MRFSRRARALGFLTQGILLMMSWTGIQQVIGQNQASPAAVAADSATTTAAPEQLTLSASMAPAAAESSTEQGQTTLEDSFEWKGSEWRARARRHAIEETQFKINVRSMYFDRDKYDGSESEAFALGGWAGMKTGYFFEHLAIGVTGYTSQKLHGDEDKDGTLILGPGQSSYEVLGELYADIRFTDSLNLYVGRKEYDTPFINKNDSRMTPNTFEAIVLQGKTELGGDGATLNYGVGYFDAIKDRNSDEFVSMSVDAGSEAERGVYTAGALYKKGDFSFGAIDYFSPDIINIAYTEAKLQVTISEELKPRFAVQYVDQRSVGDDLLLDDGTTARQFGVKAELPVGDALFTVAYTNVSGDTATQTPWSGYPGYTAVQVEDFNRDGESAVMFRAGYDLPWVKGLSAYALWVHGLDPDPSNQYARDEYDFNLQWAPPEGTLKGLSIRLRYAFVDERGGTGDDLTDFRVIFNYGISF; the protein is encoded by the coding sequence GTGAGATTCTCCCGTCGCGCACGAGCACTGGGTTTCCTGACGCAAGGCATCCTGCTGATGATGTCATGGACCGGCATACAGCAAGTCATTGGCCAGAACCAAGCATCGCCTGCGGCAGTCGCCGCAGATTCTGCCACTACCACGGCTGCTCCAGAGCAACTGACCCTCTCAGCCAGCATGGCTCCCGCCGCAGCGGAAAGCTCGACCGAGCAGGGACAGACCACACTGGAAGACTCCTTCGAGTGGAAGGGAAGTGAGTGGAGAGCCCGGGCGCGGCGTCATGCCATCGAGGAAACCCAGTTCAAGATCAATGTCCGGTCCATGTACTTTGACCGGGACAAGTACGACGGCTCGGAGAGTGAGGCTTTCGCACTTGGTGGATGGGCCGGGATGAAGACGGGTTACTTCTTTGAGCACCTCGCCATCGGAGTAACAGGCTATACCTCCCAGAAACTGCACGGGGACGAGGACAAGGACGGCACGCTCATCCTGGGTCCCGGCCAATCGAGCTATGAAGTGCTCGGTGAGCTCTATGCGGACATCCGATTCACCGACAGCCTGAACTTGTATGTGGGACGCAAGGAATACGACACGCCCTTCATCAACAAGAATGATTCACGGATGACGCCCAACACCTTTGAGGCGATTGTCCTCCAGGGAAAGACGGAACTGGGAGGTGACGGGGCCACTCTCAACTACGGGGTGGGCTATTTCGATGCCATCAAGGACCGCAACTCCGATGAATTCGTCTCCATGTCTGTCGATGCCGGCTCAGAGGCGGAGAGGGGAGTGTACACGGCCGGTGCATTGTATAAGAAGGGGGACTTCTCTTTCGGTGCCATCGACTATTTCAGTCCGGACATCATCAACATTGCCTACACGGAGGCGAAGCTGCAGGTGACCATCAGTGAGGAGCTGAAGCCGCGATTCGCGGTGCAGTATGTGGATCAGCGGAGTGTGGGGGATGACCTGTTGCTCGATGACGGAACGACGGCACGGCAGTTTGGCGTGAAGGCGGAGCTTCCGGTGGGAGATGCGCTCTTCACCGTGGCCTATACGAACGTCAGTGGAGACACGGCAACACAGACTCCCTGGAGCGGCTATCCCGGATACACGGCAGTGCAGGTGGAGGACTTCAATCGTGACGGTGAGAGTGCAGTCATGTTCCGCGCGGGATACGATCTCCCATGGGTGAAGGGCCTGAGCGCCTATGCCCTGTGGGTGCACGGGCTCGATCCGGACCCGTCGAACCAGTATGCCCGGGATGAGTATGACTTCAATCTCCAGTGGGCACCGCCGGAGGGCACGCTGAAGGGGCTCTCCATCCGCCTGCGCTATGCGTTCGTGGATGAGCGTGGTGGCACGGGTGATGATCTCACGGACTTCCGCGTCATCTTCAACTATGGAATCAGTTTCTGA
- a CDS encoding response regulator transcription factor has protein sequence MSNEPSTQRSSPSPSSGLVCLVDDDGLVRRGLERLLRSHAMKVEGFSSAKSYLSWLDSSTIEGPCCLVLDVCMPGLDGLHLQKALADHGVPIIFLTGHGDVPTCAAAMKAGAVDFLTKPVEEEKLMTAIGLALKASISSRREAHERVAARSRYQSLTPREIEVMSCVIAGMLNKQIADHLGAAEKTIKVHRGRVMEKMGVYSVADLVRAAQAVGITPFEVSSPA, from the coding sequence ATGTCCAACGAGCCATCAACTCAAAGGTCATCCCCCTCACCGTCCAGCGGACTGGTGTGCCTGGTCGATGATGACGGATTGGTACGCCGCGGTCTGGAGCGCCTCCTTCGCTCTCACGCCATGAAGGTGGAAGGCTTCAGTTCGGCGAAGTCCTATCTCTCGTGGTTGGACAGTTCCACCATTGAGGGGCCATGCTGCCTGGTACTGGATGTATGCATGCCGGGGCTGGACGGACTTCATCTCCAAAAGGCACTGGCGGATCATGGCGTGCCCATCATTTTCCTCACCGGGCACGGCGATGTGCCCACCTGTGCCGCCGCTATGAAAGCAGGCGCGGTGGACTTCCTCACCAAGCCTGTGGAGGAAGAGAAGCTCATGACCGCCATTGGCCTCGCGCTCAAGGCGTCCATCTCCAGCCGGAGGGAAGCCCACGAGCGAGTAGCTGCACGCTCCCGCTACCAATCCCTCACACCTCGCGAGATTGAGGTCATGTCCTGCGTGATCGCAGGGATGCTGAACAAGCAGATTGCAGACCACCTCGGTGCCGCGGAAAAGACCATCAAGGTGCACCGTGGCCGTGTGATGGAAAAGATGGGGGTCTACTCCGTGGCCGACCTCGTGCGCGCGGCCCAGGCAGTCGGCATCACCCCATTCGAAGTCTCCTCGCCTGCATGA